From Erwinia sp. HDF1-3R, one genomic window encodes:
- a CDS encoding FHA domain-containing protein — protein sequence MFELRVLTGRHQGAALPVTGGEWTLGQSEDAGLQLTDAGVAARHATLIFAEDRWLLQAVEGKVRTAAGENIDLLDPLPVDQPFALGEVWLSLSPANSPWEAMTAAPQPVAQSVAQPAPPEAPPVASPTFSRGVQVLSISLILLLSFTIISWILQPTVAQTSTGGSNRKVLETLQEVRPPLVAMLRDRGLTPGVKIDMGKGTMILKGELNKEQLQILERMLVRFEAQYNVVPKLVNTTRLRSAKLPFRIVQITTGKRANVVTDAGQRLFIGDQVKDLRLVAITSSEVEFAGSEHIKVNW from the coding sequence ATGTTTGAGCTACGCGTGTTAACAGGCCGTCACCAGGGGGCGGCACTTCCCGTCACCGGGGGAGAATGGACCCTGGGACAGAGTGAGGACGCCGGTCTGCAACTGACGGATGCGGGGGTGGCCGCACGACATGCGACGCTGATTTTTGCGGAGGATCGCTGGCTGCTGCAGGCAGTGGAAGGCAAGGTGCGTACCGCAGCCGGAGAGAATATCGACCTGCTGGATCCTCTTCCTGTTGACCAGCCGTTCGCACTGGGGGAGGTCTGGCTCAGCCTCTCACCCGCGAACAGCCCGTGGGAAGCCATGACCGCGGCGCCTCAGCCGGTAGCACAATCGGTAGCACAACCTGCCCCCCCAGAGGCGCCACCCGTAGCGTCACCGACCTTCTCGCGCGGGGTTCAGGTGCTCTCCATCAGCCTGATCCTGCTGCTGAGCTTTACCATTATTAGCTGGATCCTACAGCCCACCGTGGCGCAAACCTCTACCGGCGGCTCAAACCGTAAGGTGCTGGAGACATTGCAGGAAGTTCGCCCGCCGCTGGTGGCGATGCTGCGCGATCGTGGACTGACGCCCGGCGTTAAAATCGATATGGGCAAAGGCACGATGATTCTGAAGGGAGAGTTAAACAAAGAGCAGCTGCAGATCCTGGAAAGAATGCTGGTGCGCTTTGAGGCGCAGTACAACGTGGTGCCAAAACTGGTCAATACCACCCGCCTGCGCAGCGCCAAACTGCCGTTCCGCATTGTGCAGATAACCACCGGCAAACGGGCGAACGTGGTGACCGACGCCGGACAGCGCCTGTTTATTGGCGATCAGGTCAAGGATCTGCGACTGGTGGCCATTACCTCCAGTGAAGTTGAATTCGCCGGCAGTGAGCATATCAAGGTGAACTGGTGA
- the sctN gene encoding type III secretion system ATPase SctN has protein sequence MVRLDVNGLIRDWTQRHQQRLANFAPVSVFGRITGISGILLESSLPGARIGDLCRIEGKNNRRVLAEVVGFNPQHTLLSALGQLDGIAQGARVTPLYQPHSIRVSTQLLGSVLDGFGRAVEQGGISAFAEPEEGYRDGIKPVLGDAPPPTERPRIDTPLPTGMRAIDGLLTLGVGQRVGIFAGAGCGKTTLLAELARNTPCDVIIFGLIGERGRELREFLDHELDSELRSRTVLLCATSDRSSMERARAAFTATAIAEAFRDEGKSVLLILDSLTRFARAQREIGLALGEPPGRGGLPPSVYTLLPTLLERAGQTATGAITALYSVLIEQDSMNDPVADEVRSLIDGHIVLTRKLAERGHYPAIDVLASLSRTMSSVVARQQVSEATDVRRLMAAWQQVEMLIRLGEYQPGNDSLTDAAVQAQDAINGYLQQPMRDPSSFDLTCSQLAEVSRHAPPR, from the coding sequence CTGGTGAGGCTGGACGTCAACGGGCTCATCCGCGACTGGACGCAGCGACATCAGCAGCGACTGGCAAACTTTGCGCCGGTTAGCGTCTTTGGTCGCATTACGGGCATCAGCGGCATTCTGCTTGAAAGCAGCCTGCCCGGCGCACGGATTGGCGACCTGTGCCGCATTGAGGGCAAAAATAACCGTCGCGTACTGGCCGAGGTGGTCGGCTTTAACCCGCAGCACACCCTGCTTTCCGCGCTGGGTCAGCTGGATGGCATCGCCCAGGGCGCGAGAGTGACGCCGCTCTATCAGCCCCACAGTATTCGCGTCTCAACGCAGCTGTTAGGCAGCGTGCTGGATGGTTTCGGTCGTGCCGTCGAGCAGGGCGGCATCAGCGCCTTTGCCGAGCCGGAAGAGGGCTACCGTGACGGGATCAAACCCGTACTGGGTGATGCGCCTCCGCCCACCGAACGCCCCCGCATTGATACGCCGCTGCCGACCGGTATGCGGGCCATTGATGGCCTGCTGACGCTGGGGGTCGGGCAGCGCGTGGGGATTTTCGCCGGCGCAGGCTGTGGTAAAACCACATTGCTGGCGGAGCTGGCGCGCAATACGCCCTGTGATGTGATTATTTTTGGCCTGATTGGTGAACGCGGTCGTGAACTGCGCGAGTTTCTTGACCACGAGCTGGACAGCGAACTGCGCAGCCGCACCGTGCTGCTGTGCGCCACCTCAGACCGCAGCAGCATGGAGCGCGCACGGGCGGCCTTTACCGCCACCGCCATTGCGGAAGCCTTTCGTGACGAGGGGAAAAGTGTGTTGCTGATCCTCGATTCCCTGACGCGTTTTGCCCGCGCCCAGCGAGAAATCGGTCTGGCGCTGGGCGAACCGCCCGGTCGCGGTGGCCTGCCGCCTTCGGTCTATACCCTGCTGCCAACGCTGCTTGAGCGCGCCGGGCAGACCGCCACCGGTGCAATTACGGCCCTTTATTCGGTGCTGATCGAACAGGACTCAATGAACGATCCGGTGGCCGACGAGGTGCGATCGCTGATTGACGGGCATATCGTGCTCACCCGTAAGCTGGCGGAGCGCGGCCACTATCCTGCGATTGACGTGCTGGCCAGCCTGAGTCGAACCATGAGCAGCGTGGTGGCGCGGCAGCAGGTGAGCGAGGCGACCGACGTGCGTCGTCTGATGGCCGCCTGGCAGCAGGTAGAAATGCTGATCCGCCTCGGCGAATACCAGCCGGGTAACGACAGCCTGACCGATGCGGCAGTGCAGGCTCAGGATGCGATAAACGGTTATCTCCAGCAGCCGATGCGCGATCCCTCCAGCTTCGATCTCACCTGTTCTCAACTTGCCGAGGTAAGCCGTCATGCGCCGCCACGCTAA